From Pseudanabaena sp. PCC 6802, one genomic window encodes:
- the fghA gene encoding S-formylglutathione hydrolase — protein MSIPLNLTSEHQCYGGTVGLYRHRSQVCNGEMRFSIYQPPQAKLQSVPVLYFLSGLTCTEENFMAKAGAQQFAAEYGLMLVVPDTSPRQTGIAGEDDDWDFGAGAGFYVDATAHPWRSHYNMYSYVTDELPALIAANFPIQSERQGICGHSMGGHGALVCALRNPDRYRSVSAFAPIVAPMQCPWGNKALAGYLGENRENWRAYDASELVLERQFHGSILIDVGTSDRFLNEQLKPEIFEQACAKVGQPLILRRQKGYDHSYYFISTFMEDHIRHHAQALL, from the coding sequence ATGTCTATCCCTCTAAATCTAACATCGGAGCATCAATGTTATGGCGGCACGGTTGGGCTCTATCGACATCGATCGCAGGTTTGCAACGGTGAGATGAGATTCTCCATTTATCAACCACCGCAGGCGAAATTGCAGTCCGTGCCAGTACTTTACTTTCTTTCCGGTTTAACCTGTACCGAAGAGAATTTTATGGCTAAAGCGGGAGCGCAACAATTTGCGGCGGAGTACGGTTTGATGCTTGTCGTGCCCGATACCAGTCCGCGCCAGACGGGTATTGCTGGCGAAGACGATGACTGGGATTTTGGTGCGGGGGCGGGTTTTTACGTTGACGCTACCGCACATCCCTGGCGATCGCATTACAACATGTATTCCTACGTTACCGATGAATTACCCGCTTTGATTGCTGCTAATTTTCCAATCCAGAGCGAACGGCAAGGTATTTGCGGTCATTCCATGGGCGGACACGGAGCGCTGGTTTGCGCTTTGCGCAACCCCGATCGCTATCGTTCGGTTTCGGCGTTTGCTCCCATTGTCGCTCCCATGCAATGTCCTTGGGGTAACAAGGCGCTTGCAGGTTATCTCGGTGAGAATCGGGAGAATTGGCGTGCCTACGATGCTAGTGAATTAGTTCTGGAGCGACAGTTTCACGGCTCGATTCTCATCGATGTGGGAACGAGCGATCGCTTCCTAAACGAACAACTCAAACCCGAAATATTCGAGCAAGCCTGCGCCAAGGTGGGGCAACCCTTGATTTTGCGGCGACAGAAGGGTTACGATCACAGCTACTACTTTATCTCTACTTTTATGGAGGATCATATCCGCCATCACGCCCAAGCTTTGCTTTAG
- a CDS encoding N-acetylmuramoyl-L-alanine amidase-like domain-containing protein, with the protein MAITASFDRLRQILGVASLIVGLGILAPVSVSAQNLARSLQLIAQTNPPGTPVKPVAEPSNEKVSRAKFDRVMQYAIAQKLHQKTMPEIMQAIATQFIGTPYQAGLLDITSKERLILALDKFDCVLFVEAVLAIARGIAIQDYNYATFGERISDLRYRDGKLDGYCSRLHYFSEWIAENQARGTVKQITQELGGVKTNKSLNFMSNHRQKYAQLKSNEVFQCIVQAEQQLVDLDFIYIPSDKIKQAYSKMQAGDIVAIATKVKGLDFTHTGLVYRNRDRSIGLIHASPSGAVKISPDLHAYVNQVKEQQGIVIARPTDPR; encoded by the coding sequence ATGGCTATAACTGCAAGTTTTGACAGGCTCAGACAAATCCTTGGAGTTGCATCGCTCATAGTAGGTTTAGGAATATTGGCTCCAGTCTCGGTATCGGCGCAAAACCTGGCGCGATCGCTCCAGTTAATCGCCCAGACCAATCCTCCTGGCACGCCCGTTAAACCTGTCGCTGAACCGAGCAATGAGAAGGTAAGCCGAGCTAAGTTCGATCGGGTTATGCAGTATGCGATCGCCCAAAAATTGCACCAGAAAACCATGCCCGAAATTATGCAGGCGATCGCTACTCAATTTATCGGCACGCCTTATCAAGCTGGACTGCTGGATATAACATCGAAAGAACGACTCATACTTGCCTTAGATAAGTTTGACTGCGTGCTGTTTGTAGAGGCGGTATTGGCGATCGCGCGGGGAATTGCCATTCAGGACTACAACTATGCCACCTTTGGCGAACGGATTAGCGATTTACGTTACCGCGACGGCAAACTGGATGGCTATTGCAGCCGCCTGCATTACTTTTCGGAATGGATTGCGGAGAATCAAGCACGCGGTACGGTCAAGCAAATTACGCAGGAATTAGGTGGGGTAAAAACGAACAAGTCCCTCAATTTCATGAGCAACCATCGCCAGAAATACGCTCAGTTGAAAAGCAATGAAGTATTTCAATGCATCGTCCAAGCGGAACAACAATTGGTCGATCTAGATTTTATTTACATTCCGTCCGATAAAATTAAGCAGGCTTACAGCAAGATGCAAGCTGGGGATATCGTGGCGATCGCCACTAAAGTCAAAGGTCTAGACTTCACCCACACCGGCCTGGTATATCGCAATCGCGATCGCAGTATCGGGCTAATTCACGCTTCTCCCAGCGGCGCGGTCAAAATCTCCCCCGATTTGCACGCCTACGTCAATCAGGTCAAAGAACAACAAGGTATAGTCATAGCTCGCCCCACCGATCCGCGCTAA
- a CDS encoding ABC transporter substrate-binding protein codes for MLRRQALYILLSLICAVLFIACDRNIPSPTSNATGNIPIGIALAQTSNIALLGQESVAGAKIAGEYFNAKGGINGVPIALIFQDVGGDETSAINAFQTLIVKDAVVGIVGPSSSQQAFSADPVAERAKVPVIGASNTAKGIPQIGNYIARVSAPIAEVAPSAIAAALKLDPNIQRVAVFYAQNDAFTTSETEIFQQAIKSQGLQLVTVQKFQTTDTDFQTQATSAIDLKLDLIVISGLAADGGNLVRQLRELGYGRIIVGGNGLNTSNLFAVCKTLCDGVLIAQAYSPDYENEINLAFRQLYRDRYQKAPPQFSAQAFTAVQVFVEALRSLDRRQKLGQFLLADLRTALNEQLLKGTYNTPLGEIAFTPEGEVLQKNFYVAQIKMDADGNNGRFVFLK; via the coding sequence ATGCTGAGACGGCAAGCGCTTTACATTCTGCTATCGCTAATTTGCGCGGTTTTATTTATTGCTTGCGATCGCAATATCCCTTCTCCCACCTCCAATGCAACTGGCAACATCCCGATTGGCATCGCCCTCGCTCAGACCAGCAACATTGCCCTGCTCGGTCAGGAATCGGTGGCGGGTGCCAAAATTGCGGGCGAATATTTCAATGCGAAGGGTGGTATTAATGGCGTGCCGATCGCGCTGATTTTTCAGGATGTGGGTGGCGATGAAACGAGCGCGATTAATGCTTTTCAAACGCTGATAGTTAAAGATGCGGTGGTGGGAATTGTGGGGCCATCATCTTCACAGCAGGCTTTCAGTGCCGATCCGGTCGCCGAACGCGCTAAGGTACCTGTCATCGGTGCTTCAAATACAGCCAAGGGCATACCGCAAATTGGGAATTATATCGCGCGCGTCTCCGCTCCCATTGCCGAAGTCGCTCCTAGCGCGATCGCGGCAGCTCTGAAGCTCGATCCCAACATCCAGCGCGTTGCCGTATTCTACGCGCAGAACGATGCATTTACGACCTCAGAGACAGAGATATTCCAGCAAGCAATAAAATCTCAAGGGTTGCAGCTAGTTACAGTGCAAAAATTTCAGACTACGGATACGGACTTCCAAACACAAGCCACCAGCGCGATCGATCTCAAACTGGATTTGATTGTAATTTCTGGTCTGGCAGCGGATGGGGGCAATTTGGTGAGACAGTTGCGCGAACTCGGTTATGGCAGAATTATCGTCGGTGGCAACGGACTGAATACCTCCAATCTGTTCGCGGTATGCAAAACACTGTGCGATGGCGTGTTAATCGCGCAAGCCTACAGTCCCGACTACGAAAATGAAATCAATCTCGCCTTTCGCCAGCTCTATCGCGATCGCTACCAGAAAGCACCGCCGCAGTTTAGCGCCCAGGCTTTCACCGCCGTTCAGGTATTTGTAGAAGCATTGCGATCGCTAGATCGCAGGCAAAAGCTCGGCCAATTCTTACTTGCGGACTTGCGGACGGCTTTGAACGAGCAACTTCTGAAAGGCACTTACAATACTCCCCTCGGAGAGATTGCCTTCACACCAGAAGGAGAGGTGCTGCAAAAGAATTTTTACGTAGCGCAGATAAAGATGGATGCGGATGGGAATAATGGCAGATTTGTCTTTTTGAAGTGA
- a CDS encoding Uma2 family endonuclease, protein MYQQHPRSPAESMPTMYDLPSEDPEEPGLPDEFHDFQPKLLRETCKPIAYPPEEVFIGADLNLYYDGRHPQWYKRPDWFLVLGVTAGDRVENLRWSYVVWQESVNPFVVVELLSPGTEDEDLGSKVREIGKPPLKWEVYERILRVPFYVVFDRYEQQLRIFVLEQARYRSVELDELRYWFEPLELGLGVWAGRYQGIEGQWLRWYDRSGNWIPTDAERSEQAEQQVREEAQARQQAERQLQEETQARQQAERQAIAEAQARREAIPRLSALGLTSAQIAEALGLTVAEVEAF, encoded by the coding sequence ATGTATCAACAGCATCCGCGATCGCCTGCGGAATCTATGCCAACCATGTATGACTTGCCGAGCGAAGATCCGGAGGAACCTGGTTTGCCCGATGAATTCCATGACTTTCAGCCCAAGTTGCTACGCGAAACTTGTAAGCCGATCGCTTATCCACCTGAAGAAGTTTTCATTGGCGCAGATTTAAACCTCTACTACGATGGTCGCCACCCCCAGTGGTACAAGCGCCCCGACTGGTTTTTGGTACTGGGGGTGACAGCAGGCGATCGCGTTGAGAATCTGCGCTGGAGCTATGTAGTGTGGCAAGAGAGCGTAAATCCCTTTGTGGTGGTGGAATTGCTATCTCCGGGTACAGAGGATGAGGATCTGGGGTCGAAGGTGCGAGAGATTGGGAAACCACCACTGAAGTGGGAAGTGTACGAGCGGATTTTAAGGGTTCCTTTCTATGTCGTTTTCGATCGCTACGAACAGCAACTTCGCATCTTCGTATTGGAACAGGCGCGTTACCGATCTGTCGAATTAGATGAGCTGCGCTACTGGTTTGAACCATTAGAACTAGGCTTAGGTGTGTGGGCCGGTCGCTATCAGGGGATTGAAGGACAGTGGTTGCGATGGTACGACCGATCGGGCAACTGGATTCCCACAGATGCAGAACGTAGCGAACAAGCCGAACAGCAGGTACGAGAAGAAGCTCAAGCCAGACAGCAGGCCGAACGGCAGTTGCAGGAAGAAACCCAAGCTAGACAGCAGGCCGAACGGCAAGCAATAGCTGAAGCGCAGGCTCGACGAGAAGCAATTCCTCGTTTATCAGCACTGGGCTTGACTTCAGCTCAAATTGCCGAAGCTCTAGGGCTGACAGTTGCAGAGGTAGAAGCATTTTGA
- a CDS encoding Rpn family recombination-promoting nuclease/putative transposase — MRTDTIFYQLFITFHSLLFELLGQPVENADGYQFTSVEVKEKAFRFDGIFMPDSVEKPIYFVEVQSQNKSEFYWELIAEINIYLNQYKPVQDWQAVAIFAKRNLETETLSGYQQELIASGRIVRIYLDELPPGSIAINLIELIVSQEKRASELVTEIMQRTRIEITDAAVRQGIIELLETVLVSKFSKLSRQEIEAMFQLSDIRQTRVYQEAMQEGRQEGRQEGRQEGRQEGRQEGEARLLLRLFSKRFGKLSDRYIQAIDNLELEQLEDLGEAMLDFENISDLDRWLEG; from the coding sequence ATGCGAACTGATACGATCTTCTACCAGTTATTTATCACTTTTCACTCCCTGCTGTTTGAACTACTCGGCCAACCAGTAGAGAATGCGGACGGCTATCAATTCACCTCAGTCGAGGTTAAAGAAAAAGCATTTCGCTTCGATGGCATCTTTATGCCCGACAGCGTGGAGAAACCGATTTATTTTGTGGAAGTTCAGAGCCAAAACAAGTCGGAATTTTATTGGGAACTGATTGCTGAAATTAATATCTACCTCAATCAATACAAACCAGTTCAAGATTGGCAGGCTGTCGCCATATTTGCTAAACGCAACCTGGAAACCGAGACATTGTCTGGTTATCAGCAAGAATTGATTGCCAGTGGTCGGATCGTCCGCATCTACCTTGACGAGTTGCCCCCAGGGTCAATCGCAATTAATTTGATTGAGCTAATCGTCAGTCAGGAGAAACGTGCCTCAGAACTAGTCACAGAAATAATGCAACGCACCAGGATTGAGATTACCGATGCAGCAGTTCGGCAAGGTATCATAGAATTGCTGGAGACAGTTTTAGTGTCGAAGTTTTCTAAGTTAAGTCGGCAGGAGATAGAGGCGATGTTTCAACTAAGCGATATCAGGCAAACGCGGGTATATCAAGAGGCTATGCAAGAAGGCAGGCAAGAAGGCAGGCAAGAAGGCAGGCAAGAAGGCAGGCAAGAAGGCAGGCAAGAAGGCGAAGCAAGATTGTTACTGCGTCTGTTTTCCAAACGTTTTGGCAAGCTGAGCGATCGCTATATCCAAGCGATCGATAATCTCGAACTCGAACAACTAGAAGATTTGGGTGAAGCAATGCTAGATTTTGAGAATATCTCTGATTTAGATCGTTGGTTAGAGGGGTAG
- a CDS encoding Uma2 family endonuclease produces MTVATQKLLTFEEFLNYDDGTDALYELENGELIDMSAESEINRRIAVFLLIYFSQLGISPSRLTMKTEVVVSSTRLSVRVPDLLILSEELAIALEGASRSIILIDMPPPSLVVEVVSPNQEKRDYRYKRSEYAARGIKEYWIIDPIQQQVVVLEWVEGLYEEHVYTDEQRLISPLLSGLVTEGRLELTAAQILKGS; encoded by the coding sequence GTGACTGTTGCAACTCAAAAGTTATTAACCTTCGAGGAATTTCTCAACTACGATGACGGTACTGATGCATTGTACGAACTAGAGAATGGGGAGTTGATTGACATGTCTGCTGAAAGCGAAATAAATCGACGAATTGCAGTATTTCTGCTGATTTATTTTAGCCAGCTAGGAATTTCTCCCAGTCGCTTGACAATGAAGACTGAGGTGGTAGTGAGCAGCACGCGTTTATCAGTGCGCGTACCCGATCTACTGATTCTATCCGAGGAACTGGCGATCGCGCTTGAAGGAGCCAGTCGTTCGATTATCCTAATAGATATGCCACCCCCATCGTTAGTAGTGGAAGTAGTAAGCCCGAACCAGGAGAAGCGCGATTATCGTTACAAACGGTCTGAGTATGCGGCAAGGGGAATTAAAGAATACTGGATTATCGATCCAATTCAGCAACAGGTAGTCGTATTGGAATGGGTGGAGGGACTGTATGAGGAGCATGTATATACTGACGAGCAAAGACTCATCTCGCCATTGTTGAGCGGTCTGGTGACAGAAGGTCGATTGGAATTGACTGCTGCCCAAATCCTGAAAGGAAGTTAG
- a CDS encoding NAD-binding protein: MALDGVAKARIIVCGLNRTGYKILCLLKQQGASVIGVHDRRPTDAQDRDLDGIIIGDLQAAATLLAAGISEAHTLVLSGADEALNLAILMQARALNPRIRIVNRLFNASLGERLDRTLPEHFTMSVAALAAPVFAFTALGNKAIGQLRLFHQTWPIYEEYIDERHPWRGHTLAELWVDRSRMLIYYLPIDGNIDLVSAVTGEQKLRLGDRLLIGTQPKVRTVQRKLNQKLGKVVSSLRQLKEYSNSMLVVALALISTIFVATLVYTSLQLHVSLVDALYFSVGMITGAGGNEQVVEKSSDGIKIFTVVMMLTGAAVIGIWYALLNDFVLGTRFRQFWDAARVPQRNHYVVCGLGNVGVQIASQLHKYGHEVVAIERDPNNRFLETVRSLGIPVIQSDASLPATLKLANLAQAEALMSVTRSDTANLEIALNAKGVAPKVPVIVRYEDPHFAHMAQQLFEFESVLSPTEIVAPAFAAAALGGRILGNGILGDKLWVSLATIITVNHPFCGKQVKDAARMSDFVPLYIETESGTIHGWDLLAAHLSAGDVLYLTIPATKLDQLWRVTPLQVPSSQNTI; the protein is encoded by the coding sequence ATGGCTCTTGATGGTGTAGCAAAGGCGCGGATTATCGTTTGCGGACTTAACCGAACTGGTTACAAGATCCTGTGCCTTCTCAAACAGCAGGGAGCGTCAGTAATTGGCGTGCACGATCGCCGCCCCACCGATGCCCAGGATCGCGATCTTGATGGAATTATCATTGGCGATTTGCAGGCTGCTGCTACGCTGCTCGCTGCGGGTATATCTGAAGCCCATACTTTGGTCTTGTCTGGCGCAGATGAAGCCCTAAATTTAGCTATCCTCATGCAAGCGCGGGCGCTCAATCCCCGCATTAGAATTGTGAATCGGCTCTTTAATGCTAGTTTGGGCGAACGGTTAGACCGCACGCTACCAGAGCATTTCACCATGAGCGTAGCGGCACTTGCCGCTCCGGTGTTTGCTTTCACGGCATTGGGTAATAAAGCGATCGGGCAACTCCGCTTGTTCCATCAAACATGGCCGATCTACGAAGAATATATTGACGAGCGCCACCCCTGGCGCGGCCATACTTTAGCCGAACTGTGGGTCGATCGCTCTCGCATGTTGATCTACTATCTTCCCATCGATGGCAATATAGATCTGGTATCGGCGGTGACCGGAGAACAAAAGCTGCGCCTAGGCGATCGCCTGCTCATAGGCACGCAACCAAAGGTACGCACTGTCCAAAGAAAACTAAACCAAAAGCTCGGCAAGGTAGTATCTAGCCTGCGTCAACTCAAGGAATATAGCAACTCCATGCTCGTGGTTGCTCTCGCTCTGATTAGCACTATCTTCGTGGCGACGCTTGTTTATACCAGTTTGCAACTGCACGTCTCTTTGGTAGATGCCCTTTACTTTTCTGTGGGCATGATTACTGGTGCGGGGGGCAACGAGCAGGTAGTAGAAAAATCATCGGATGGCATCAAGATATTTACGGTGGTGATGATGCTGACTGGTGCGGCGGTAATTGGCATTTGGTACGCATTGCTGAATGATTTTGTCCTCGGTACCAGGTTTCGGCAATTTTGGGATGCAGCGCGGGTACCCCAGCGCAACCACTATGTTGTCTGCGGTCTGGGTAATGTAGGCGTGCAGATTGCCTCCCAGTTGCATAAATACGGGCATGAAGTCGTGGCGATCGAGCGCGATCCGAATAACCGCTTTCTAGAAACCGTGCGATCGCTAGGCATTCCCGTAATCCAAAGCGATGCTAGCCTGCCAGCTACGCTGAAATTAGCAAACTTGGCGCAAGCTGAGGCATTGATGTCTGTAACCCGCAGCGATACTGCCAATTTAGAAATAGCGCTGAATGCTAAGGGTGTTGCGCCTAAAGTACCTGTCATCGTCCGCTACGAAGATCCCCACTTTGCGCACATGGCACAGCAATTATTTGAGTTTGAATCAGTACTTAGCCCTACGGAAATTGTGGCACCAGCTTTTGCAGCAGCAGCTTTAGGAGGTAGAATCCTGGGTAATGGCATTCTGGGCGATAAGTTATGGGTATCGCTAGCAACGATAATCACGGTTAACCATCCTTTCTGCGGCAAGCAGGTGAAGGATGCGGCCAGGATGTCGGATTTCGTCCCACTTTACATCGAAACCGAATCTGGCACTATCCACGGATGGGATCTACTAGCAGCTCATCTTAGTGCCGGAGATGTTTTGTACCTGACCATACCTGCAACAAAGCTGGATCAACTATGGCGGGTTACCCCACTTCAAGTTCCATCTAGTCAAAACACCATCTAA
- a CDS encoding S-(hydroxymethyl)glutathione dehydrogenase/class III alcohol dehydrogenase: MDVKAAVAFGAGQPLKIETVQLEPPKAGEVLVEIKATGVCHTDAFTLSGADPEGLFPTILGHEGAGVVVEVGAGVTSLKEGDRVIPLYTPECRQCKFCLSRKTNLCQAIRSTQGRGLMPDGTSRFSLDGKMLHHYMGTSTFANYTVLPEIALAKIRDDAPFEKVCYIGCGVTTGIGAVIYTAKVEPGANVVVFGLGGIGLNVIQGARMVGADKIIGVDINPAKRELAEKFGMTHFVNPLEVGDDLVPYLVNLTDGGADYSFECIGNVHVMRQALECCHKGWGVSVIIGVAGAGQEISTRPFQLVTGRVWKGSAFGGARGRTDVPKIVDWYMDGKIDIDSLITHVMPLEKINDAFDLMHKGESIRSVITFS, translated from the coding sequence ATGGATGTAAAAGCAGCAGTTGCCTTTGGCGCAGGTCAACCGCTCAAAATTGAGACGGTGCAGCTAGAACCGCCTAAAGCAGGAGAGGTACTGGTCGAAATCAAGGCGACGGGTGTTTGCCATACCGATGCCTTTACGCTTTCTGGAGCCGATCCCGAAGGACTATTCCCCACAATTTTAGGTCACGAAGGCGCGGGTGTGGTGGTAGAAGTAGGTGCGGGAGTCACTAGCCTCAAAGAGGGCGATCGCGTCATTCCTCTCTATACGCCAGAATGCCGTCAGTGCAAATTCTGTCTCAGTCGCAAAACCAATCTCTGTCAGGCAATTCGCAGTACGCAGGGGCGCGGTCTTATGCCCGATGGCACCAGTCGCTTCTCCCTCGATGGTAAAATGCTGCATCACTACATGGGCACCTCTACTTTTGCCAACTACACCGTGCTGCCCGAAATTGCCCTTGCCAAGATTCGCGACGACGCTCCATTTGAGAAGGTTTGCTATATCGGCTGCGGCGTTACCACAGGGATTGGGGCGGTGATATATACGGCGAAGGTCGAACCAGGAGCGAACGTGGTGGTATTCGGTTTGGGCGGTATCGGACTGAACGTAATTCAGGGTGCTCGCATGGTGGGAGCAGATAAGATTATCGGCGTGGATATCAATCCGGCCAAGCGCGAACTGGCGGAGAAGTTCGGCATGACCCATTTCGTCAACCCGTTAGAAGTGGGTGACGATCTGGTTCCTTATCTGGTGAATTTGACCGATGGCGGTGCCGATTACAGTTTTGAATGTATTGGCAACGTGCATGTCATGCGTCAAGCATTGGAATGCTGCCATAAAGGGTGGGGTGTGAGTGTGATTATTGGCGTGGCGGGGGCGGGACAGGAAATTAGTACGCGACCCTTTCAGTTAGTGACGGGTCGCGTTTGGAAAGGGTCGGCATTCGGCGGTGCTAGGGGTCGTACGGATGTCCCTAAAATTGTCGATTGGTACATGGATGGCAAAATCGATATCGACAGTCTGATTACCCACGTCATGCCCCTAGAGAAAATCAACGATGCCTTCGATCTGATGCACAAGGGCGAATCCATTCGCAGCGTTATCACTTTCTCGTAA
- the rph gene encoding ribonuclease PH, protein MQWQRLDGRSWDQLRAVSFKKHFTDIPAGSVLAKFGNTQLICTVSIESGVPKFLEDSDRGWLTAEYRFLPGATKPRQPRELQKLSGRTQEIQRLIGRSLRSALDLKAIANYTITVDVDVLQADAGTRTGGVTAGFVGLQLAIDRLLAEGVITQSPIQRAIAAVSVGLINGEPFLDLDYTEDVVASVDLNVVMDDRFNLIEIQGTAESETYSRRQLNQMLDLAETGIKSLLALQQA, encoded by the coding sequence ATGCAGTGGCAGCGTCTTGACGGTCGCAGTTGGGATCAATTGCGTGCGGTCAGCTTCAAGAAGCACTTTACAGACATACCAGCAGGCTCGGTGTTAGCTAAATTCGGCAATACCCAACTCATTTGCACGGTATCGATTGAATCGGGAGTCCCCAAGTTTTTAGAAGATAGCGATCGCGGCTGGCTCACCGCCGAATATCGTTTTTTGCCCGGAGCGACCAAACCACGCCAACCCCGCGAACTGCAAAAGCTATCCGGGCGCACCCAAGAAATTCAGCGCCTGATCGGGCGCAGTCTCAGATCTGCCCTGGATCTCAAAGCGATCGCCAATTACACCATTACCGTTGATGTAGATGTCCTGCAAGCGGATGCAGGCACCCGCACAGGAGGCGTGACGGCTGGGTTTGTGGGCTTGCAGTTAGCCATAGATCGCCTGCTGGCGGAAGGTGTCATTACGCAGTCGCCGATTCAGCGAGCGATCGCCGCCGTGTCGGTCGGCCTGATTAACGGCGAACCATTTTTAGATCTCGACTATACCGAGGATGTGGTTGCCAGCGTCGATCTGAATGTGGTGATGGACGATCGCTTCAATTTAATTGAAATTCAGGGGACGGCAGAGTCAGAAACCTATAGCCGCCGCCAACTCAACCAAATGCTAGATCTAGCCGAAACAGGCATCAAAAGTTTACTAGCTTTGCAGCAAGCCTGA
- a CDS encoding GDSL-type esterase/lipase family protein, with translation MLTLSLPSTARSADRYAQPLKVVALGDSLVYGFGDPEGGGWVERLRRQWMAASDGGHVLYNLGIRGDRTFQVRERLGQEFRYRGELRNRVPDLIILSVGINDSARLGRSDGRSFTDFDDFQGEINNLLDEAKQMCPVLFVGLVPVDETRMPFLDCFYFNHIDQFRYKEATKSACAVRQIPYLDIFDLWMSRGESWWRSRLSSDGLHPNVEGYRSLWEDVTNWHPIAQIDRDYERDWSSAPVFS, from the coding sequence ATGCTAACCCTTTCTCTACCTTCTACAGCCAGGTCTGCCGATCGCTACGCTCAACCGCTCAAGGTTGTTGCGCTGGGGGACAGCCTGGTTTATGGCTTTGGCGATCCTGAAGGCGGCGGTTGGGTAGAGCGCCTGCGTCGGCAGTGGATGGCAGCCAGCGATGGCGGACACGTCCTCTACAATTTGGGTATTCGTGGCGATCGTACCTTCCAGGTCAGAGAACGGCTGGGCCAAGAATTTCGTTATCGGGGCGAACTGCGCAACCGCGTCCCCGATTTAATTATTCTGTCCGTTGGCATTAATGACTCGGCGCGTTTGGGTCGCTCTGATGGGCGTTCTTTTACCGATTTTGATGACTTCCAGGGAGAAATTAATAATTTGCTGGATGAGGCGAAGCAAATGTGCCCCGTTCTCTTTGTCGGCCTGGTTCCTGTCGATGAAACCAGGATGCCCTTCCTCGACTGCTTCTATTTCAACCATATCGACCAGTTCCGTTACAAGGAAGCGACAAAAAGTGCCTGCGCAGTTCGCCAGATTCCGTATTTGGACATTTTCGACCTTTGGATGTCGCGGGGAGAAAGTTGGTGGCGTTCTCGCCTCAGTTCCGATGGACTCCATCCTAATGTGGAGGGTTATCGCTCTCTGTGGGAAGATGTGACGAACTGGCATCCCATTGCTCAGATCGATCGGGATTATGAGAGAGATTGGTCGTCGGCGCCTGTTTTCTCTTAG
- a CDS encoding FKBP-type peptidyl-prolyl cis-trans isomerase, whose translation MKGILISFGIVAVAVLVLFFAQPKGGSDRAIASEPPATVIANTTANIKTTTEEPTMTAAANDADLVTTESGLKYKEIKVGTGATPTQGQTVTVHYTGTLEDGSKFDSSRDRNSPFSFKLGVGQVIKGWDEGLSTMKVGGRRQLIIPPELGYGARGAGGVIPPNAVLIFDVELLKIS comes from the coding sequence TTGAAAGGAATTCTAATTAGCTTCGGAATAGTCGCCGTAGCGGTTTTAGTCTTGTTTTTCGCCCAACCCAAAGGTGGCTCCGATCGGGCGATCGCCTCCGAACCACCTGCTACTGTTATTGCTAATACAACCGCAAATATCAAAACAACTACCGAAGAACCTACTATGACTGCTGCCGCTAATGATGCCGACCTGGTAACTACTGAATCTGGACTCAAATATAAAGAAATCAAAGTGGGAACGGGGGCAACTCCTACCCAAGGACAAACCGTGACCGTCCACTACACGGGCACCCTGGAAGATGGCTCGAAGTTTGATAGCTCGCGCGATCGCAATAGTCCCTTCTCATTTAAGCTTGGTGTCGGTCAGGTGATTAAGGGTTGGGATGAAGGTCTATCGACAATGAAAGTAGGCGGTCGCCGTCAGTTAATCATTCCACCTGAATTGGGCTATGGTGCTAGAGGCGCTGGTGGAGTGATTCCTCCAAATGCCGTTCTCATCTTTGATGTGGAACTGCTCAAAATCTCTTAG